One window of Lepeophtheirus salmonis chromosome Z, UVic_Lsal_1.4, whole genome shotgun sequence genomic DNA carries:
- the LOC139904704 gene encoding uncharacterized protein isoform X1, which yields MKSFVVSALVLCSAISIDAGVFSRRTGRNSPPISSYGAGQVGAASSFNQVTSSFGGSGSSFGGSSFGGSAGGASSGPAAPVVAIISESNNAPGTLGDNSDFDNSFESENGIRQESSGSTVSIGEDSVVVMKGSYEYIGDDGQTYVVDWIADENGFQPSAAHLPKEVPIPFPEIAEAVEAQIAFAAQEDAAAGGSSFNGGFQGQSSGFQGQSSGFQGQSSGFQGQSSGFQGQSSGFQGQSSGFSGLGQQNFASSNQVQSSAPLTSYGG from the exons ATGAAGAGTTTT gttGTTTCTGCATTGGTACTCTGCTCCGCTATCAGTATTGATGCTGGAGTATTCTCCAGAAGAACTGGTCGTAACTCACCTCCAATCAGCTCATACGGAGCTGGACAAGTAGGAGCCGCTTCATCCTTTAACCAAGTCACATCCTCATTCGGTGGATCTGGTTCATCCTTCGGAGGATCATCTTTCGGTGGATCCGCTGGAGGAGCTTCATCTGGACCCGCTGCCCCCGTTGTTGCTATCATCAGTGAATCTAACAATGCTCCCGGAACTCTTGGAGACAACAGCGACTTTGATAACTCTTTCGAATCCGAAAATGGTATCAGACAAGAATCTTCTGGGTCCACTGTCAGCATTGGAGAAGATTCAGTCGTTGTTATGAAGGGATCTTACGAATACATTGGGGATGATGGTCAAACATACGTCGTTGACTGGATCGCTGATGAGAATGGTTTCCAACCCTCTGCTGCTCATCTCCCCAAGGAAGTCCCAATCCCCTTCCCCGAAATTGCTGAAGCTGTCGAAGCTCAAATCGCTTTTGCTGCCCAAGAAGATGCTGCTGCTGGAGGATCTAGCTTCAATGGTGGATTCCAAGGACAATCCAGTGGATTCCAAGGACAATCCAGTGGATTCCAAGGACAATCCAGTGGATTCCAAGGACAATCCAGTGGATTCCAAGGACAATCCAGTGGATTCCAAGGACAATCCAGTGGATTCTCAGGACTTGGACAACAAAACTTTGCTTCTTCGAACCAAGTACAATCTTCAGCTCCTTTGACCAGTTATGGTGGTTAA
- the LOC139904704 gene encoding uncharacterized protein isoform X2 has product MKSFVVSALVLCSAISIDAGVFSRRTGRNSPPISSYGAGQVGAASSFNQVTSSFGGSAAPVVAIISESNNAPGTLGDNSDFDNSFESENGIRQESSGSTVSIGEDSVVVMKGSYEYIGDDGQTYVVDWIADENGFQPSAAHLPKEVPIPFPEIAEAVEAQIAFAAQEDAAAGGSSFNGGFQGQSSGFQGQSSGFQGQSSGFQGQSSGFQGQSSGFQGQSSGFSGLGQQNFASSNQVQSSAPLTSYGG; this is encoded by the exons ATGAAGAGTTTT gttGTTTCTGCATTGGTACTCTGCTCCGCTATCAGTATTGATGCTGGAGTATTCTCCAGAAGAACTGGTCGTAACTCACCTCCAATCAGCTCATACGGAGCTGGACAAGTAGGAGCCGCTTCATCCTTTAACCAAGTCACATCCTCATTCGGTGGAT CCGCTGCCCCCGTTGTTGCTATCATCAGTGAATCTAACAATGCTCCCGGAACTCTTGGAGACAACAGCGACTTTGATAACTCTTTCGAATCCGAAAATGGTATCAGACAAGAATCTTCTGGGTCCACTGTCAGCATTGGAGAAGATTCAGTCGTTGTTATGAAGGGATCTTACGAATACATTGGGGATGATGGTCAAACATACGTCGTTGACTGGATCGCTGATGAGAATGGTTTCCAACCCTCTGCTGCTCATCTCCCCAAGGAAGTCCCAATCCCCTTCCCCGAAATTGCTGAAGCTGTCGAAGCTCAAATCGCTTTTGCTGCCCAAGAAGATGCTGCTGCTGGAGGATCTAGCTTCAATGGTGGATTCCAAGGACAATCCAGTGGATTCCAAGGACAATCCAGTGGATTCCAAGGACAATCCAGTGGATTCCAAGGACAATCCAGTGGATTCCAAGGACAATCCAGTGGATTCCAAGGACAATCCAGTGGATTCTCAGGACTTGGACAACAAAACTTTGCTTCTTCGAACCAAGTACAATCTTCAGCTCCTTTGACCAGTTATGGTGGTTAA
- the LOC121130469 gene encoding uncharacterized protein, with the protein MKSFVVSALVLCSAISIDAGVFSRRTGRNSPPISSYGAGQVGAASSFNQVTSSFGGSGSSFGGSSFGGSAGGASSGPAAPVVAIISESNNAPGTLGDNSDFDNSFESENGIRQESSGSTVSIGEDSVVVMKGSYEYIGDDGQTYVVDWIADENGFQPSAAHLPKEVPIPFPEIAEAVEAQIAFAAQEDAAVAAGGSSFNGGFQGQSNGFSGLGQQNFGASNQVQSSAPLTSYGG; encoded by the exons ATGAAGAGTTTT gtTGTTTCTGCGTTGGTACTCTGCTCCGCTATCAGTATTGATGCTGGAGTATTCTCCAGAAGAACTGGTCGTAACTCACCTCCAATCAGCTCATACGGAGCTGGACAAGTAGGAGCCGCTTCATCCTTTAATCAAGTCACATCCTCATTCGGTGGATCTGGTTCATCCTTCGGAGGATCATCTTTCGGTGGATCCGCTGGAGGAGCTTCATCTGGACCCGCTGCCCCCGTTGTTGCTATCATCAGTGAATCTAACAATGCTCCCGGAACTCTTGGAGACAACAGCGACTTTGATAACTCTTTCGAATCCGAAAATGGTATCAGACAAGAATCTTCTGGGTCCACTGTCAGCATTGGAGAAGATTCAGTCGTTGTTATGAAGGGATCTTACGAATACATTGGGGATGATGGTCAAACATACGTCGTCGACTGGATCGCTGATGAGAATGGTTTCCAACCCTCTGCTGCTCATCTCCCCAAGGAAGTCCCAATCCCCTTCCCCGAAATTGCTGAAGCCGTCGAAGCTCAAATCGCTTTTGCTGCCCAAGAAGATGCTGCCGTTGCTGCTGGAGGATCTAGTTTTAATGGTGGATTCCAAGGACAATCAAATGGATTCTCAGGACTTGGACAACAAAACTTTGGTGCTTCGAACCAAGTACAATCTTCAGCTCCTTTGACCAGTTATGGTGGTTAA
- the LOC121130109 gene encoding uncharacterized protein: MKSFVVSALVLCFAISIDAGVFSRRAGRNSPPLSAYGAGQVGAASSFNQVTTSFGGSGSSFGGSSFGGSTGGASSGPAAPVVAIISESNNAPGTLGDNSDFDNSFEAENGIRQTSSGSTVTIGEESVVVMKGSYEYVGPDGQTYVVDWIADENGFQPSAPHLPKEVPIPFPEIAEAVAAQIAFAAQEDAAGGSGSAGGFGGSAAGGFGQSFGASSQSQSVAPLSNYGR; the protein is encoded by the exons ATGAAGAGTTTT GTTGTTTCTGCTTTGGTACTCTGTTTCGCTATCAGCATTGACGCTGGAGTATTCTCTAGAAGAGCTGGACGTAACTCACCTCCACTCAGCGCATATGGGGCCGGACAAGTAGGAGCTGCTTCATCCTTTAACCAAGTCACAACTTCTTTCGGTGGATCTGGTTCATCCTTCGGAGGATCATCTTTCGGTGGATCTACTGGCGGAGCTTCGTCTGGACCCGCTGCCCCTGTTGTTGCTATCATCAGTGAATCAAACAATGCTCCTGGTACCCTTGGAGACAACAGCGACTTTGACAACTCCTTTGAAGCCGAAAATGGTATCAGACAAACATCTTCTGGATCCACTGTCACCATTGGAGAGGAATCCGTCGTTGTCATGAAGGGATCTTACGAATATGTTGGCCCTGATGGTCAAACTTATGTTGTTGACTGGATTGCTGATGAGAATGGATTCCAACCTTCTGCCCCTCATCTCCCCAAGGAAGTCCCAATCCCATTCCCTGAAATTGCCGAAGCCGTTGCCGCTCAAATCGCTTTCGCTGCCCAAGAAGATGCTGCTGGAGGATCTGGTTCTGCTGGTGGATTTGGTGGTTCTGCTGCTGGCGGATTTGGACAATCTTTTGGTGCATCTAGTCAAAGCCAATCCGTTGCTCCCCTTTCCAACTACGGTCGTTAA